One segment of Penaeus chinensis breed Huanghai No. 1 chromosome 14, ASM1920278v2, whole genome shotgun sequence DNA contains the following:
- the LOC125032122 gene encoding translation initiation factor IF-2-like isoform X7, producing MLDKMVKKTVKRKLTESVEGSTGKKKKTGLNTQSEGSSPNLPKKKGAKKKKQQEITPNGISQQENQQPMETGTESPKVKKKVKKMKKLGILANRDVLSEEVQPEQKVAKKAAVKNKKKGAVANGDVEPVKEPTEENETKKPVKNKKKGIVANSDAEPVKEQTEENETKKAAPTNKKQEAVTNGDVKPVKVQPEENGAPAKLGLSDLQKRMLERTQPSEEEIAQMREERGMRRGRGFSSPRMRGGDRWGGNRRGGDRRSFDRRGGGRGGFSPTFVTGPNAIHVEWPRVTTPKPDNEESTEKPASLLKPDYLSPDYKPPPDMKGLTPRREMGSGRGRGRGRGRGGGFGRWGNNDDGGNSDGDDEDRGSFGRRGGRGFGGRGSGRSRGRGGGGRGRGGGSPGRGRGGGRGFRGGGMGRGGGGGKNANLIPVPSDKKD from the exons ATGTTGGATAAG ATGGTTAAGAAGACTGTAAAACGCAAGTTGACAGAATCTGTAGAGGGTTctacaggaaagaaaaagaagaccggGCTAAACACACAGTCCGAAGGCAGCAGTCCAAACTTG CCGAAGAAAAAAGGTGCCAAAAAGAAAAAGCAGCAAGAAATCACACCTAATGGCATTTCCCAACAAGAGAATCAGCAGCCCATGGAAACAGGAACGGAGAGTCCTAAG GTAAAGAAGAAggttaaaaagatgaagaagcttGGGATCCTAGCCAATAGAGATGTCCTGTCAGAGGAAGTGCAGCCAGAACAGAAGGTG GCAAAGAAGGCGGCtgtcaagaacaagaagaaaggagcCGTGGCTAATGGCGACGTCGAACCAGTGAAAGAACCGACGGAAGAGAATGAG ACAAAGAAGCCtgtcaagaacaagaagaagggaaTCGTAGCTAATAGCGATGCCGAACCAGTGAAAGAACAGACGGAAGAGAATGAG ACAAAGAAGGCGGCCCCTACGAACAAGAAACAAGAAGCCGTAACTAATGGTGATGTCAAACCAGTGAAAGTGCAGCCGGAAGAGAATGGG GCTCCAGCAAAATTAGGGCTTTCCGACCTCCAGAAAAGGATGCTTGAGCGCACACAGCCTTCTGAAGAGGAAATAGCACAG AtgcgagaggaaagaggaatgaggcGTGGACGGGGATTTAGCTCTCCCAGAATGCGTGGAGGGGACAGGTGGGGTGGTAACAGGCGCGGCGGTGACAGGCGCAGCTTCGACAGGCGTGGTGGCGGCCGCGGGGGCTTCTCACCTACTTTCGTAAC ggGCCCTAATGCAATTCATGTGGAATGGCCAAGGGTTACTACACCCAAACCAg acAACGAGGAGTCCACGGAAAAGCCAGCGTCTCTTCTCAAACCAGACTACCTTTCTCCTGATTACAAACCCCCTCCGGATATGAAGGGATTAACCCCCCGCAGGGAAATGGGGAGTGGTCGAGGCAGGGGCCGAGGCAGGGGCCGTGGGGGAGGATTCGGAAGGTGGGGCAATAACGACGATGGTGGCAATAGTGATGGAGACGACGAAGATAGAGGCAGCTTTGgtcggagaggagggagaggttttGGTGGGAGAGGTAGCGGCAGATCacgtggacgaggaggaggcgggagaggaagaggaggcggtagcccaggaagaggaagaggtggcggCAGAGGCTTCAGAGGCGGAGGAATGGGCCGTGGTGGCGGTGGCGGAAA gaaTGCTAATCTAATTCCTGTGCCATCTGATAAGAAGGATTAA
- the LOC125032122 gene encoding translation initiation factor IF-2-like isoform X8: MVKKTVKRKLTESVEGSTGKKKKTGLNTQSEGSSPNLPKKKGAKKKKQQEITPNGISQQENQQPMETGTESPKVKKKVKKMKKLGILANRDVLSEEVQPEQKVAKKAAVKNKKKGAVANGDVEPVKEPTEENETKKPVKNKKKGIVANSDAEPVKEQTEENETKKAAPTNKKQEAVTNGDVKPVKVQPEENGAPAKLGLSDLQKRMLERTQPSEEEIAQMREERGMRRGRGFSSPRMRGGDRWGGNRRGGDRRSFDRRGGGRGGFSPTFVTGPNAIHVEWPRVTTPKPDNEESTEKPASLLKPDYLSPDYKPPPDMKGLTPRREMGSGRGRGRGRGRGGGFGRWGNNDDGGNSDGDDEDRGSFGRRGGRGFGGRGSGRSRGRGGGGRGRGGGSPGRGRGGGRGFRGGGMGRGGGGGKNANLIPVPSDKKD, encoded by the exons ATGGTTAAGAAGACTGTAAAACGCAAGTTGACAGAATCTGTAGAGGGTTctacaggaaagaaaaagaagaccggGCTAAACACACAGTCCGAAGGCAGCAGTCCAAACTTG CCGAAGAAAAAAGGTGCCAAAAAGAAAAAGCAGCAAGAAATCACACCTAATGGCATTTCCCAACAAGAGAATCAGCAGCCCATGGAAACAGGAACGGAGAGTCCTAAG GTAAAGAAGAAggttaaaaagatgaagaagcttGGGATCCTAGCCAATAGAGATGTCCTGTCAGAGGAAGTGCAGCCAGAACAGAAGGTG GCAAAGAAGGCGGCtgtcaagaacaagaagaaaggagcCGTGGCTAATGGCGACGTCGAACCAGTGAAAGAACCGACGGAAGAGAATGAG ACAAAGAAGCCtgtcaagaacaagaagaagggaaTCGTAGCTAATAGCGATGCCGAACCAGTGAAAGAACAGACGGAAGAGAATGAG ACAAAGAAGGCGGCCCCTACGAACAAGAAACAAGAAGCCGTAACTAATGGTGATGTCAAACCAGTGAAAGTGCAGCCGGAAGAGAATGGG GCTCCAGCAAAATTAGGGCTTTCCGACCTCCAGAAAAGGATGCTTGAGCGCACACAGCCTTCTGAAGAGGAAATAGCACAG AtgcgagaggaaagaggaatgaggcGTGGACGGGGATTTAGCTCTCCCAGAATGCGTGGAGGGGACAGGTGGGGTGGTAACAGGCGCGGCGGTGACAGGCGCAGCTTCGACAGGCGTGGTGGCGGCCGCGGGGGCTTCTCACCTACTTTCGTAAC ggGCCCTAATGCAATTCATGTGGAATGGCCAAGGGTTACTACACCCAAACCAg acAACGAGGAGTCCACGGAAAAGCCAGCGTCTCTTCTCAAACCAGACTACCTTTCTCCTGATTACAAACCCCCTCCGGATATGAAGGGATTAACCCCCCGCAGGGAAATGGGGAGTGGTCGAGGCAGGGGCCGAGGCAGGGGCCGTGGGGGAGGATTCGGAAGGTGGGGCAATAACGACGATGGTGGCAATAGTGATGGAGACGACGAAGATAGAGGCAGCTTTGgtcggagaggagggagaggttttGGTGGGAGAGGTAGCGGCAGATCacgtggacgaggaggaggcgggagaggaagaggaggcggtagcccaggaagaggaagaggtggcggCAGAGGCTTCAGAGGCGGAGGAATGGGCCGTGGTGGCGGTGGCGGAAA gaaTGCTAATCTAATTCCTGTGCCATCTGATAAGAAGGATTAA
- the LOC125032122 gene encoding translation initiation factor IF-2-like isoform X5: MLDKMVKKTVKRKLTESVEGSTGKKKKTGLNTQSEGSSPNLPKKIIKKKKQEEKAENSTQEQTLQPKITEEKVPKPKKKGAKKKKQQEITPNGISQQENQQPMETGTESPKVKKKVKKMKKLGILANRDVLSEEVQPEQKVAKKAAVKNKKKGAVANGDVEPVKEPTEENETKKPVKNKKKGIVANSDAEPVKEQTEENETKKAAPTNKKQEAVTNGDVKPVKVQPEENGAPAKLGLSDLQKRMLERTQPSEEEIAQMREERGMRRGRGFSSPRMRGGDRWGGNRRGGDRRSFDRRGGGRGGFSPTFVTGPNAIHVEWPRVTTPKPDNEESTEKPASLLKPDYLSPDYKPPPDMKGLTPRREMGSGRGRGRGRGRGGGFGRWGNNDDGGNSDGDDEDRGSFGRRGGRGFGGRGSGRSRGRGGGGRGRGGGSPGRGRGGGRGFRGGGMGRGGGGGKNANLIPVPSDKKD, encoded by the exons ATGTTGGATAAG ATGGTTAAGAAGACTGTAAAACGCAAGTTGACAGAATCTGTAGAGGGTTctacaggaaagaaaaagaagaccggGCTAAACACACAGTCCGAAGGCAGCAGTCCAAACTTG CCAAAGAagatcatcaaaaagaaaaagcaggaagagaaggcAGAAAACAGCACCCAGGAGCAGACTCTGCAGCCCAAGATAACCGAGGAAAAAGTCCCAAaa CCGAAGAAAAAAGGTGCCAAAAAGAAAAAGCAGCAAGAAATCACACCTAATGGCATTTCCCAACAAGAGAATCAGCAGCCCATGGAAACAGGAACGGAGAGTCCTAAG GTAAAGAAGAAggttaaaaagatgaagaagcttGGGATCCTAGCCAATAGAGATGTCCTGTCAGAGGAAGTGCAGCCAGAACAGAAGGTG GCAAAGAAGGCGGCtgtcaagaacaagaagaaaggagcCGTGGCTAATGGCGACGTCGAACCAGTGAAAGAACCGACGGAAGAGAATGAG ACAAAGAAGCCtgtcaagaacaagaagaagggaaTCGTAGCTAATAGCGATGCCGAACCAGTGAAAGAACAGACGGAAGAGAATGAG ACAAAGAAGGCGGCCCCTACGAACAAGAAACAAGAAGCCGTAACTAATGGTGATGTCAAACCAGTGAAAGTGCAGCCGGAAGAGAATGGG GCTCCAGCAAAATTAGGGCTTTCCGACCTCCAGAAAAGGATGCTTGAGCGCACACAGCCTTCTGAAGAGGAAATAGCACAG AtgcgagaggaaagaggaatgaggcGTGGACGGGGATTTAGCTCTCCCAGAATGCGTGGAGGGGACAGGTGGGGTGGTAACAGGCGCGGCGGTGACAGGCGCAGCTTCGACAGGCGTGGTGGCGGCCGCGGGGGCTTCTCACCTACTTTCGTAAC ggGCCCTAATGCAATTCATGTGGAATGGCCAAGGGTTACTACACCCAAACCAg acAACGAGGAGTCCACGGAAAAGCCAGCGTCTCTTCTCAAACCAGACTACCTTTCTCCTGATTACAAACCCCCTCCGGATATGAAGGGATTAACCCCCCGCAGGGAAATGGGGAGTGGTCGAGGCAGGGGCCGAGGCAGGGGCCGTGGGGGAGGATTCGGAAGGTGGGGCAATAACGACGATGGTGGCAATAGTGATGGAGACGACGAAGATAGAGGCAGCTTTGgtcggagaggagggagaggttttGGTGGGAGAGGTAGCGGCAGATCacgtggacgaggaggaggcgggagaggaagaggaggcggtagcccaggaagaggaagaggtggcggCAGAGGCTTCAGAGGCGGAGGAATGGGCCGTGGTGGCGGTGGCGGAAA gaaTGCTAATCTAATTCCTGTGCCATCTGATAAGAAGGATTAA
- the LOC125032122 gene encoding translation initiation factor IF-2-like isoform X6, with amino-acid sequence MVKKTVKRKLTESVEGSTGKKKKTGLNTQSEGSSPNLPKKIIKKKKQEEKAENSTQEQTLQPKITEEKVPKPKKKGAKKKKQQEITPNGISQQENQQPMETGTESPKVKKKVKKMKKLGILANRDVLSEEVQPEQKVAKKAAVKNKKKGAVANGDVEPVKEPTEENETKKPVKNKKKGIVANSDAEPVKEQTEENETKKAAPTNKKQEAVTNGDVKPVKVQPEENGAPAKLGLSDLQKRMLERTQPSEEEIAQMREERGMRRGRGFSSPRMRGGDRWGGNRRGGDRRSFDRRGGGRGGFSPTFVTGPNAIHVEWPRVTTPKPDNEESTEKPASLLKPDYLSPDYKPPPDMKGLTPRREMGSGRGRGRGRGRGGGFGRWGNNDDGGNSDGDDEDRGSFGRRGGRGFGGRGSGRSRGRGGGGRGRGGGSPGRGRGGGRGFRGGGMGRGGGGGKNANLIPVPSDKKD; translated from the exons ATGGTTAAGAAGACTGTAAAACGCAAGTTGACAGAATCTGTAGAGGGTTctacaggaaagaaaaagaagaccggGCTAAACACACAGTCCGAAGGCAGCAGTCCAAACTTG CCAAAGAagatcatcaaaaagaaaaagcaggaagagaaggcAGAAAACAGCACCCAGGAGCAGACTCTGCAGCCCAAGATAACCGAGGAAAAAGTCCCAAaa CCGAAGAAAAAAGGTGCCAAAAAGAAAAAGCAGCAAGAAATCACACCTAATGGCATTTCCCAACAAGAGAATCAGCAGCCCATGGAAACAGGAACGGAGAGTCCTAAG GTAAAGAAGAAggttaaaaagatgaagaagcttGGGATCCTAGCCAATAGAGATGTCCTGTCAGAGGAAGTGCAGCCAGAACAGAAGGTG GCAAAGAAGGCGGCtgtcaagaacaagaagaaaggagcCGTGGCTAATGGCGACGTCGAACCAGTGAAAGAACCGACGGAAGAGAATGAG ACAAAGAAGCCtgtcaagaacaagaagaagggaaTCGTAGCTAATAGCGATGCCGAACCAGTGAAAGAACAGACGGAAGAGAATGAG ACAAAGAAGGCGGCCCCTACGAACAAGAAACAAGAAGCCGTAACTAATGGTGATGTCAAACCAGTGAAAGTGCAGCCGGAAGAGAATGGG GCTCCAGCAAAATTAGGGCTTTCCGACCTCCAGAAAAGGATGCTTGAGCGCACACAGCCTTCTGAAGAGGAAATAGCACAG AtgcgagaggaaagaggaatgaggcGTGGACGGGGATTTAGCTCTCCCAGAATGCGTGGAGGGGACAGGTGGGGTGGTAACAGGCGCGGCGGTGACAGGCGCAGCTTCGACAGGCGTGGTGGCGGCCGCGGGGGCTTCTCACCTACTTTCGTAAC ggGCCCTAATGCAATTCATGTGGAATGGCCAAGGGTTACTACACCCAAACCAg acAACGAGGAGTCCACGGAAAAGCCAGCGTCTCTTCTCAAACCAGACTACCTTTCTCCTGATTACAAACCCCCTCCGGATATGAAGGGATTAACCCCCCGCAGGGAAATGGGGAGTGGTCGAGGCAGGGGCCGAGGCAGGGGCCGTGGGGGAGGATTCGGAAGGTGGGGCAATAACGACGATGGTGGCAATAGTGATGGAGACGACGAAGATAGAGGCAGCTTTGgtcggagaggagggagaggttttGGTGGGAGAGGTAGCGGCAGATCacgtggacgaggaggaggcgggagaggaagaggaggcggtagcccaggaagaggaagaggtggcggCAGAGGCTTCAGAGGCGGAGGAATGGGCCGTGGTGGCGGTGGCGGAAA gaaTGCTAATCTAATTCCTGTGCCATCTGATAAGAAGGATTAA
- the LOC125032122 gene encoding translation initiation factor IF-2-like isoform X3: MVKKTVKRKLTESVEGSTGKKKKTGLNTQSEGSSPNLPKKIKKKPEQEVVAGGGDGIQKEKPALTEEKILKVIPKKIIKKKKQEEKAENSTQEQTLQPKITEEKVPKPKKKGAKKKKQQEITPNGISQQENQQPMETGTESPKVKKKVKKMKKLGILANRDVLSEEVQPEQKVAKKAAVKNKKKGAVANGDVEPVKEPTEENETKKPVKNKKKGIVANSDAEPVKEQTEENETKKAAPTNKKQEAVTNGDVKPVKVQPEENGAPAKLGLSDLQKRMLERTQPSEEEIAQMREERGMRRGRGFSSPRMRGGDRWGGNRRGGDRRSFDRRGGGRGGFSPTFVTGPNAIHVEWPRVTTPKPDNEESTEKPASLLKPDYLSPDYKPPPDMKGLTPRREMGSGRGRGRGRGRGGGFGRWGNNDDGGNSDGDDEDRGSFGRRGGRGFGGRGSGRSRGRGGGGRGRGGGSPGRGRGGGRGFRGGGMGRGGGGGKNANLIPVPSDKKD; the protein is encoded by the exons ATGGTTAAGAAGACTGTAAAACGCAAGTTGACAGAATCTGTAGAGGGTTctacaggaaagaaaaagaagaccggGCTAAACACACAGTCCGAAGGCAGCAGTCCAAACTTG CcaaagaagatcaagaagaagccGGAGCAGGAAGTGGTTGCAGGAGGAGGTGACGGCATTCAGAAGGAGAAGCCCGCTTTGACAGAGGAAAAGATTTTAAAAGTAATT CCAAAGAagatcatcaaaaagaaaaagcaggaagagaaggcAGAAAACAGCACCCAGGAGCAGACTCTGCAGCCCAAGATAACCGAGGAAAAAGTCCCAAaa CCGAAGAAAAAAGGTGCCAAAAAGAAAAAGCAGCAAGAAATCACACCTAATGGCATTTCCCAACAAGAGAATCAGCAGCCCATGGAAACAGGAACGGAGAGTCCTAAG GTAAAGAAGAAggttaaaaagatgaagaagcttGGGATCCTAGCCAATAGAGATGTCCTGTCAGAGGAAGTGCAGCCAGAACAGAAGGTG GCAAAGAAGGCGGCtgtcaagaacaagaagaaaggagcCGTGGCTAATGGCGACGTCGAACCAGTGAAAGAACCGACGGAAGAGAATGAG ACAAAGAAGCCtgtcaagaacaagaagaagggaaTCGTAGCTAATAGCGATGCCGAACCAGTGAAAGAACAGACGGAAGAGAATGAG ACAAAGAAGGCGGCCCCTACGAACAAGAAACAAGAAGCCGTAACTAATGGTGATGTCAAACCAGTGAAAGTGCAGCCGGAAGAGAATGGG GCTCCAGCAAAATTAGGGCTTTCCGACCTCCAGAAAAGGATGCTTGAGCGCACACAGCCTTCTGAAGAGGAAATAGCACAG AtgcgagaggaaagaggaatgaggcGTGGACGGGGATTTAGCTCTCCCAGAATGCGTGGAGGGGACAGGTGGGGTGGTAACAGGCGCGGCGGTGACAGGCGCAGCTTCGACAGGCGTGGTGGCGGCCGCGGGGGCTTCTCACCTACTTTCGTAAC ggGCCCTAATGCAATTCATGTGGAATGGCCAAGGGTTACTACACCCAAACCAg acAACGAGGAGTCCACGGAAAAGCCAGCGTCTCTTCTCAAACCAGACTACCTTTCTCCTGATTACAAACCCCCTCCGGATATGAAGGGATTAACCCCCCGCAGGGAAATGGGGAGTGGTCGAGGCAGGGGCCGAGGCAGGGGCCGTGGGGGAGGATTCGGAAGGTGGGGCAATAACGACGATGGTGGCAATAGTGATGGAGACGACGAAGATAGAGGCAGCTTTGgtcggagaggagggagaggttttGGTGGGAGAGGTAGCGGCAGATCacgtggacgaggaggaggcgggagaggaagaggaggcggtagcccaggaagaggaagaggtggcggCAGAGGCTTCAGAGGCGGAGGAATGGGCCGTGGTGGCGGTGGCGGAAA gaaTGCTAATCTAATTCCTGTGCCATCTGATAAGAAGGATTAA
- the LOC125032122 gene encoding translation initiation factor IF-2-like isoform X1, whose translation MLDKMVKKTVKRKLTESVEGSTGKKKKTGLNTQSEGSSPNLPKKIKKKPEQEVVAGGGDGIQKEKPALTEEKILKVIPKKIIKKKKQEEKAENSTQEQTLQPKITEEKVPKPKKKGAKKKKQQEITPNGISQQENQQPMETGTESPKVKKKVKKMKKLGILANRDVLSEEVQPEQKVAKKAAVKNKKKGAVANGDVEPVKEPTEENETKKPVKNKKKGIVANSDAEPVKEQTEENETKKAAPTNKKQEAVTNGDVKPVKVQPEENGAPAKLGLSDLQKRMLERTQPSEEEIAQMREERGMRRGRGFSSPRMRGGDRWGGNRRGGDRRSFDRRGGGRGGFSPTFVTGPNAIHVEWPRVTTPKPDNEESTEKPASLLKPDYLSPDYKPPPDMKGLTPRREMGSGRGRGRGRGRGGGFGRWGNNDDGGNSDGDDEDRGSFGRRGGRGFGGRGSGRSRGRGGGGRGRGGGSPGRGRGGGRGFRGGGMGRGGGGGKNANLIPVPSDKKD comes from the exons ATGTTGGATAAG ATGGTTAAGAAGACTGTAAAACGCAAGTTGACAGAATCTGTAGAGGGTTctacaggaaagaaaaagaagaccggGCTAAACACACAGTCCGAAGGCAGCAGTCCAAACTTG CcaaagaagatcaagaagaagccGGAGCAGGAAGTGGTTGCAGGAGGAGGTGACGGCATTCAGAAGGAGAAGCCCGCTTTGACAGAGGAAAAGATTTTAAAAGTAATT CCAAAGAagatcatcaaaaagaaaaagcaggaagagaaggcAGAAAACAGCACCCAGGAGCAGACTCTGCAGCCCAAGATAACCGAGGAAAAAGTCCCAAaa CCGAAGAAAAAAGGTGCCAAAAAGAAAAAGCAGCAAGAAATCACACCTAATGGCATTTCCCAACAAGAGAATCAGCAGCCCATGGAAACAGGAACGGAGAGTCCTAAG GTAAAGAAGAAggttaaaaagatgaagaagcttGGGATCCTAGCCAATAGAGATGTCCTGTCAGAGGAAGTGCAGCCAGAACAGAAGGTG GCAAAGAAGGCGGCtgtcaagaacaagaagaaaggagcCGTGGCTAATGGCGACGTCGAACCAGTGAAAGAACCGACGGAAGAGAATGAG ACAAAGAAGCCtgtcaagaacaagaagaagggaaTCGTAGCTAATAGCGATGCCGAACCAGTGAAAGAACAGACGGAAGAGAATGAG ACAAAGAAGGCGGCCCCTACGAACAAGAAACAAGAAGCCGTAACTAATGGTGATGTCAAACCAGTGAAAGTGCAGCCGGAAGAGAATGGG GCTCCAGCAAAATTAGGGCTTTCCGACCTCCAGAAAAGGATGCTTGAGCGCACACAGCCTTCTGAAGAGGAAATAGCACAG AtgcgagaggaaagaggaatgaggcGTGGACGGGGATTTAGCTCTCCCAGAATGCGTGGAGGGGACAGGTGGGGTGGTAACAGGCGCGGCGGTGACAGGCGCAGCTTCGACAGGCGTGGTGGCGGCCGCGGGGGCTTCTCACCTACTTTCGTAAC ggGCCCTAATGCAATTCATGTGGAATGGCCAAGGGTTACTACACCCAAACCAg acAACGAGGAGTCCACGGAAAAGCCAGCGTCTCTTCTCAAACCAGACTACCTTTCTCCTGATTACAAACCCCCTCCGGATATGAAGGGATTAACCCCCCGCAGGGAAATGGGGAGTGGTCGAGGCAGGGGCCGAGGCAGGGGCCGTGGGGGAGGATTCGGAAGGTGGGGCAATAACGACGATGGTGGCAATAGTGATGGAGACGACGAAGATAGAGGCAGCTTTGgtcggagaggagggagaggttttGGTGGGAGAGGTAGCGGCAGATCacgtggacgaggaggaggcgggagaggaagaggaggcggtagcccaggaagaggaagaggtggcggCAGAGGCTTCAGAGGCGGAGGAATGGGCCGTGGTGGCGGTGGCGGAAA gaaTGCTAATCTAATTCCTGTGCCATCTGATAAGAAGGATTAA
- the LOC125032122 gene encoding translation initiation factor IF-2-like isoform X2 has product MLDKMVKKTVKRKLTESVEGSTGKKKKTGLNTQSEGSSPNLPKKIKKKPEQEVVAGGGDGIQKEKPALTEEKILKPKKIIKKKKQEEKAENSTQEQTLQPKITEEKVPKPKKKGAKKKKQQEITPNGISQQENQQPMETGTESPKVKKKVKKMKKLGILANRDVLSEEVQPEQKVAKKAAVKNKKKGAVANGDVEPVKEPTEENETKKPVKNKKKGIVANSDAEPVKEQTEENETKKAAPTNKKQEAVTNGDVKPVKVQPEENGAPAKLGLSDLQKRMLERTQPSEEEIAQMREERGMRRGRGFSSPRMRGGDRWGGNRRGGDRRSFDRRGGGRGGFSPTFVTGPNAIHVEWPRVTTPKPDNEESTEKPASLLKPDYLSPDYKPPPDMKGLTPRREMGSGRGRGRGRGRGGGFGRWGNNDDGGNSDGDDEDRGSFGRRGGRGFGGRGSGRSRGRGGGGRGRGGGSPGRGRGGGRGFRGGGMGRGGGGGKNANLIPVPSDKKD; this is encoded by the exons ATGTTGGATAAG ATGGTTAAGAAGACTGTAAAACGCAAGTTGACAGAATCTGTAGAGGGTTctacaggaaagaaaaagaagaccggGCTAAACACACAGTCCGAAGGCAGCAGTCCAAACTTG CcaaagaagatcaagaagaagccGGAGCAGGAAGTGGTTGCAGGAGGAGGTGACGGCATTCAGAAGGAGAAGCCCGCTTTGACAGAGGAAAAGATTTTAAAA CCAAAGAagatcatcaaaaagaaaaagcaggaagagaaggcAGAAAACAGCACCCAGGAGCAGACTCTGCAGCCCAAGATAACCGAGGAAAAAGTCCCAAaa CCGAAGAAAAAAGGTGCCAAAAAGAAAAAGCAGCAAGAAATCACACCTAATGGCATTTCCCAACAAGAGAATCAGCAGCCCATGGAAACAGGAACGGAGAGTCCTAAG GTAAAGAAGAAggttaaaaagatgaagaagcttGGGATCCTAGCCAATAGAGATGTCCTGTCAGAGGAAGTGCAGCCAGAACAGAAGGTG GCAAAGAAGGCGGCtgtcaagaacaagaagaaaggagcCGTGGCTAATGGCGACGTCGAACCAGTGAAAGAACCGACGGAAGAGAATGAG ACAAAGAAGCCtgtcaagaacaagaagaagggaaTCGTAGCTAATAGCGATGCCGAACCAGTGAAAGAACAGACGGAAGAGAATGAG ACAAAGAAGGCGGCCCCTACGAACAAGAAACAAGAAGCCGTAACTAATGGTGATGTCAAACCAGTGAAAGTGCAGCCGGAAGAGAATGGG GCTCCAGCAAAATTAGGGCTTTCCGACCTCCAGAAAAGGATGCTTGAGCGCACACAGCCTTCTGAAGAGGAAATAGCACAG AtgcgagaggaaagaggaatgaggcGTGGACGGGGATTTAGCTCTCCCAGAATGCGTGGAGGGGACAGGTGGGGTGGTAACAGGCGCGGCGGTGACAGGCGCAGCTTCGACAGGCGTGGTGGCGGCCGCGGGGGCTTCTCACCTACTTTCGTAAC ggGCCCTAATGCAATTCATGTGGAATGGCCAAGGGTTACTACACCCAAACCAg acAACGAGGAGTCCACGGAAAAGCCAGCGTCTCTTCTCAAACCAGACTACCTTTCTCCTGATTACAAACCCCCTCCGGATATGAAGGGATTAACCCCCCGCAGGGAAATGGGGAGTGGTCGAGGCAGGGGCCGAGGCAGGGGCCGTGGGGGAGGATTCGGAAGGTGGGGCAATAACGACGATGGTGGCAATAGTGATGGAGACGACGAAGATAGAGGCAGCTTTGgtcggagaggagggagaggttttGGTGGGAGAGGTAGCGGCAGATCacgtggacgaggaggaggcgggagaggaagaggaggcggtagcccaggaagaggaagaggtggcggCAGAGGCTTCAGAGGCGGAGGAATGGGCCGTGGTGGCGGTGGCGGAAA gaaTGCTAATCTAATTCCTGTGCCATCTGATAAGAAGGATTAA